One window from the genome of Gemmatimonas sp. encodes:
- a CDS encoding SDR family oxidoreductase, with the protein MTQNLLRPVALVTGASRGIGRAIAARLAPTHDLVLTARDAARLGDVAATCEAVGARVRTMAVDVRDGAAAGAAFAGLEIDVLVNNAGVAVLTPFLDMTAEEWHRQVDVNVNALYHVTRAVLPGMVQRGRGHVCIIGSTAGRNTFTGGSCYAGTKHFVMGFAESLMLEVRDAGVGVSVITPGSVATELFPEGTNTAWMLEPENVADAVLFAVTTPPHMLVHRLEVRPLSPKRPRDSF; encoded by the coding sequence ATGACCCAGAACCTGCTCCGACCGGTCGCGCTGGTGACCGGCGCCTCGCGAGGCATCGGCCGCGCCATTGCCGCGCGGCTTGCCCCGACGCATGACCTGGTACTCACCGCACGTGATGCGGCGCGCCTGGGCGACGTTGCCGCCACCTGCGAAGCGGTCGGAGCCCGGGTGCGCACAATGGCGGTGGACGTCCGCGATGGGGCCGCCGCCGGCGCGGCCTTTGCCGGCCTCGAGATCGACGTGCTGGTGAACAATGCCGGGGTGGCCGTGCTCACGCCGTTCCTCGACATGACAGCTGAGGAGTGGCACCGTCAGGTGGACGTGAACGTGAACGCGCTGTATCACGTGACGCGTGCCGTGCTCCCCGGCATGGTGCAGCGTGGCCGTGGGCACGTGTGCATCATTGGCAGCACGGCCGGGCGCAACACCTTCACTGGCGGCAGCTGCTACGCGGGCACGAAGCATTTCGTGATGGGCTTCGCCGAGTCGCTCATGCTGGAGGTGCGCGATGCCGGCGTGGGGGTGAGTGTGATCACGCCGGGCTCGGTGGCCACCGAGCTGTTCCCCGAAGGCACCAACACCGCGTGGATGCTCGAGCCGGAGAACGTGGCCGACGCCGTGCTGTTTGCCGTCACCACCCCTCCGCATATGCTGGTGCATCGGCTCGAAGTGCGGCCGCTCTCGCCCAAGCGTCCCCGCGACAGCTTCTGA
- a CDS encoding GAF domain-containing protein gives MSEARELLAVREIAHAFLLADHPGDVQQFALNRVTPLLGATFSLVMQLSDDGELLRPVAQHEWPATYRQWIGALRVRVGDGPSGVAVAERRLVEVVDLLADPELAPWHDVARELGFRSILAAPLETADGPLGVVAFYFADATHVTDEQRALVRLVADQLAAATDKSRRADALRRANAALAEANAELEQRARQWQDAQRARDASESVVVDALLALTDAADTRPPAVRLQAVHQLARAAREYGEATQPAFALTLADVDPRDALQRAAATWRARAPMVPVQVDEPTVLLPTMRTDPALLERTLELAIGLGVAGASLDGGQVRTGIRLGRGFLAVQVAWDGRPVFEEPAAAPDPSRAAILRIRADALRWEANDVYADARRWITAVDLPLARALASRQGGELRVELVDTAEATRDLLLVFPVVAEPHQP, from the coding sequence ATGAGTGAAGCGCGCGAACTGCTGGCGGTACGGGAAATCGCCCACGCCTTTCTGCTGGCCGACCATCCGGGCGATGTGCAGCAGTTCGCCCTCAATCGCGTCACCCCGCTGCTGGGGGCGACCTTTTCGCTGGTGATGCAGCTGAGCGACGACGGCGAACTGCTGCGTCCCGTGGCGCAGCACGAGTGGCCCGCCACCTACCGGCAGTGGATCGGCGCCCTGCGGGTGCGGGTGGGCGATGGGCCAAGTGGCGTGGCCGTAGCCGAGCGACGGCTCGTGGAAGTGGTGGATCTGTTGGCCGACCCCGAGCTGGCGCCGTGGCACGATGTGGCGCGCGAGCTGGGCTTTCGCAGCATCCTGGCGGCCCCGCTGGAAACGGCAGACGGTCCCCTTGGCGTGGTGGCCTTCTACTTCGCCGATGCCACGCATGTCACGGATGAGCAACGTGCGCTGGTGCGATTGGTGGCCGATCAGCTGGCTGCCGCGACCGACAAGTCACGTCGTGCCGATGCACTGCGGCGGGCCAACGCCGCGCTGGCTGAAGCCAATGCGGAACTCGAGCAGCGGGCGCGGCAGTGGCAGGACGCGCAGCGCGCCCGTGATGCTTCCGAATCGGTGGTGGTCGATGCGCTGCTTGCCCTGACCGATGCGGCCGACACCCGACCGCCCGCGGTGCGGTTGCAGGCGGTGCATCAGCTGGCGCGCGCGGCGCGCGAATATGGCGAGGCAACGCAACCGGCCTTCGCCCTGACTCTTGCCGATGTGGACCCACGCGACGCCCTGCAGCGGGCTGCCGCCACGTGGCGCGCGCGCGCGCCCATGGTGCCCGTGCAGGTGGACGAGCCAACCGTGCTGCTGCCCACCATGCGCACCGATCCGGCCTTACTGGAACGCACGCTCGAGCTGGCCATTGGACTGGGCGTGGCGGGGGCGTCGCTCGATGGCGGTCAGGTGCGGACAGGGATCCGCCTGGGGCGCGGCTTTCTGGCAGTGCAGGTGGCCTGGGACGGACGTCCCGTCTTCGAGGAGCCGGCGGCGGCACCTGACCCGTCGCGGGCTGCTATACTTCGCATTCGCGCCGACGCGCTGCGGTGGGAGGCGAACGACGTGTATGCCGATGCGCGCCGCTGGATCACGGCGGTGGACCTGCCGCTCGCCCGGGCGCTGGCCAGTCGGCAGGGTGGCGAGCTGCGGGTGGAGCTGGTCGATACGGCGGAGGCGACGCGCGACCTGCTGCTGGTCTTCCCCGTGGTCGCTGAGCCACACCAGCCGTAG
- a CDS encoding MoxR family ATPase, with amino-acid sequence MIVEPGAGEARSVSSLIAAVQRLRGEIGKRVVGQQAVVDEILMALVAGGHALLVGVPGLAKTLMIKSLADAMQLEFRRIQFTPDLVPSDITGTEILEESGGGQRAFRFVRGPVFANIVLADEINRAPPRTQAALLEAMQEHSVTAAGQTMRLPEPFFVLATQNPIEQEGTYPLPEAQLDRFLFDIRVGYPTEADEVAILRTTTGARGAPIDAVFTADDALALQRAVRALPCSELLLHYAARLVRASRPQEGNAPALVRQYVRWGAGPRAGQALILGAKACALLGGRAAVSPADIQRVAMPVLRHRLLPNFAAEADGVAAESLIDALLAHVPVPSSATAP; translated from the coding sequence ATGATCGTGGAGCCGGGCGCCGGCGAGGCGCGCAGCGTGTCGTCGCTGATTGCCGCGGTGCAACGGCTGCGCGGCGAAATCGGCAAGCGCGTGGTGGGGCAACAGGCGGTCGTCGACGAGATTCTCATGGCGCTCGTGGCTGGCGGACACGCGCTGCTGGTGGGTGTGCCGGGGCTGGCCAAGACGCTCATGATCAAGTCGCTGGCCGATGCCATGCAGCTGGAGTTCCGCCGCATCCAGTTCACCCCGGATCTGGTGCCCAGCGACATCACGGGTACGGAGATCCTCGAGGAGAGTGGAGGTGGGCAGCGCGCGTTTCGTTTCGTGCGCGGGCCCGTGTTTGCGAACATCGTGCTGGCCGACGAGATCAATCGTGCGCCGCCACGTACCCAGGCGGCGTTGCTGGAGGCGATGCAGGAGCACAGTGTGACCGCGGCCGGGCAGACCATGCGCCTGCCGGAGCCCTTCTTCGTGCTCGCGACCCAGAACCCGATCGAGCAGGAAGGCACGTATCCGCTGCCGGAGGCGCAGCTCGATCGGTTCCTCTTCGACATTCGGGTGGGCTACCCCACCGAGGCCGACGAGGTGGCCATCCTGCGCACCACCACGGGCGCTCGCGGCGCACCGATCGACGCGGTCTTCACCGCCGATGACGCGCTGGCGCTGCAACGGGCCGTACGGGCGCTGCCGTGCAGCGAGCTGTTGCTGCACTACGCCGCTCGGCTCGTGCGTGCATCGCGCCCGCAGGAGGGGAATGCGCCGGCGCTGGTGCGGCAGTACGTGCGCTGGGGAGCGGGGCCGCGTGCCGGTCAGGCGCTCATTCTGGGGGCCAAGGCCTGCGCGCTGCTGGGCGGACGTGCGGCGGTGTCGCCCGCGGACATTCAGCGCGTGGCGATGCCGGTGCTGCGGCATCGCCTGCTCCCCAACTTCGCAGCGGAAGCGGACGGCGTGGCGGCGGAGTCGTTGATCGACGCGTTGCTGGCGCACGTGCCGGTGCCGTCGAGCGCCACGGCCCCCTGA
- a CDS encoding DUF58 domain-containing protein gives MSAYGPLLDALRGVRWPARRAVGNAPPGAHRSTQKGTAGEFTEYRLYRQGDDPRALDWRLLARSDRAFVRLSDDRVLLSTWIVVDASASMAFPEEAAAHSKFAQARLVAVALAAIAHASSDPVGLLVLHAQGVQRVPPRTRRGTVQELARVLDGVRPGGSAPLAPSLAQLPVHARVVLLTDCLGDADALLRTVAAHTVAGAQVECVHIVADAELTPPSATFLVHDPEQPRDERVLSAAGRAAYRERFDDFRRDMSTRWRAAGAGYTEVRTGDDAARAARAVVMGTALSGTRQPAEGLPTPALPASARR, from the coding sequence ATGTCGGCATACGGCCCCCTGCTCGACGCGTTGCGCGGCGTGCGCTGGCCGGCGCGCCGTGCGGTGGGGAATGCGCCCCCCGGCGCGCACCGCTCGACGCAGAAGGGCACGGCCGGGGAGTTCACCGAGTATCGCCTGTATCGACAGGGCGACGATCCCCGGGCCCTCGACTGGCGATTGCTGGCGCGCAGCGATCGCGCGTTCGTGCGCCTCAGCGATGACCGGGTGCTGCTGTCCACATGGATCGTGGTGGACGCGAGCGCGAGCATGGCGTTTCCCGAGGAGGCCGCGGCGCACAGCAAGTTCGCGCAGGCGCGACTGGTGGCCGTGGCGTTGGCGGCCATTGCCCATGCCTCGAGCGATCCGGTGGGCTTGCTGGTGCTGCACGCGCAGGGCGTGCAGCGCGTGCCGCCGCGCACGCGCCGTGGCACGGTGCAGGAGCTTGCCCGCGTGCTGGATGGTGTGCGCCCGGGTGGCTCTGCGCCGCTGGCGCCGTCGCTGGCCCAGTTGCCGGTGCACGCCCGGGTGGTGCTGCTCACCGACTGTCTGGGCGACGCCGATGCGCTACTCCGGACGGTGGCGGCGCACACGGTGGCGGGGGCACAGGTGGAGTGCGTCCATATCGTGGCCGACGCCGAGCTGACGCCGCCATCGGCCACGTTTCTCGTGCACGACCCGGAACAGCCGCGTGATGAACGCGTACTGTCGGCGGCCGGCCGCGCCGCGTACCGTGAGCGCTTCGACGACTTCCGGCGCGACATGAGCACGCGCTGGCGTGCGGCAGGGGCGGGCTACACCGAGGTCCGGACCGGCGACGACGCGGCACGTGCCGCGCGTGCGGTGGTGATGGGCACGGCGCTGTCGGGTACGCGGCAACCAGCTGAGGGGCTCCCGACGCCCGCGCTGCCGGCATCGGCCAGGCGCTGA
- a CDS encoding BatA domain-containing protein: protein MAFPWILGAAVAASCGITLLHFLSVRTPPALALPTARFVTTGNARAVARQPRLNDVLLLLLRVLALLCAGAALSGVRWQQSSASMLRLVVADDAQWGNRPWRDSVARTLARADAMVEVHGAPGVADDPGAALVAATQHAARAVARHPALTAVELTLLLPSSAATTQGYTAWRPYWPGAVRVLLSAPPPRAARDTTTGASASARAAVRVRGGTRDDAVTAAVGRWAPVGALQDVVIERAPTADRAVSADTAAAPVGPFVHWPADGVPRGWVPRAPADSVGALAAAGGVLVGPFVRRATPGPQLAARIDSGGRAAVPVQVVAWWSDGLPAAVEERGEARPVAGCLRTVAVSVPRGSDLLLSPGARPLMNALVAPCGGVRVASALAIAPDMVRPIAVPSDSAVAAVSAGNDERLAPAAAFRNAQSRWQRGSDPWWLAPALLALALLALAAEWLLRDREAVS from the coding sequence GTGGCGTTCCCGTGGATCCTTGGCGCGGCGGTGGCGGCGTCGTGTGGCATCACGCTGCTCCATTTTCTGTCGGTGCGCACCCCGCCGGCGCTGGCGCTCCCGACCGCACGATTCGTGACCACCGGCAACGCCCGCGCCGTGGCCCGACAGCCGCGACTCAACGATGTGCTGTTGCTGCTGCTGCGCGTGCTTGCGCTACTGTGTGCGGGGGCGGCGCTGTCGGGTGTGCGCTGGCAGCAGTCGTCGGCGTCGATGCTGCGCCTCGTGGTGGCCGACGACGCCCAGTGGGGCAATCGCCCCTGGCGTGATTCCGTGGCGCGCACTCTGGCCCGCGCCGACGCCATGGTGGAGGTGCATGGCGCGCCTGGTGTGGCCGACGACCCCGGCGCGGCACTCGTGGCGGCCACGCAGCATGCCGCGCGGGCCGTGGCGCGCCACCCGGCGCTGACGGCCGTGGAACTCACGCTGCTGCTGCCATCTTCGGCAGCAACGACGCAGGGGTACACGGCGTGGCGCCCATATTGGCCCGGAGCCGTGCGCGTGCTGCTCAGCGCGCCTCCGCCACGAGCCGCGCGCGACACTACAACGGGTGCCTCGGCTTCAGCGCGCGCCGCCGTGCGGGTGCGAGGCGGGACGCGCGATGATGCCGTGACGGCGGCCGTTGGGCGGTGGGCGCCGGTGGGAGCGCTTCAGGATGTCGTGATCGAGCGTGCGCCGACGGCAGATCGTGCGGTGAGTGCCGACACCGCCGCCGCACCTGTCGGGCCCTTCGTGCACTGGCCCGCCGACGGTGTCCCGCGCGGGTGGGTCCCGCGTGCGCCCGCCGACAGTGTCGGCGCGCTGGCTGCGGCAGGTGGAGTGCTGGTGGGGCCCTTCGTGCGTCGAGCCACGCCGGGGCCACAGCTGGCGGCGCGCATCGATTCGGGAGGTCGCGCTGCCGTGCCGGTGCAGGTGGTGGCGTGGTGGAGTGACGGCCTGCCGGCAGCGGTGGAAGAGCGCGGCGAGGCAAGGCCGGTGGCGGGATGCCTTCGCACCGTGGCGGTGTCGGTGCCGCGTGGCAGTGATCTGCTCCTGTCGCCCGGCGCGCGCCCGTTGATGAACGCCCTGGTCGCGCCCTGCGGTGGTGTTCGAGTGGCTTCGGCATTGGCGATCGCGCCAGACATGGTGCGCCCGATTGCGGTGCCGTCGGACTCCGCAGTCGCTGCGGTATCTGCAGGAAACGACGAGCGGCTGGCGCCCGCCGCCGCCTTTCGGAACGCGCAATCGCGGTGGCAGCGGGGGAGCGATCCGTGGTGGTTGGCCCCGGCATTGCTGGCGTTGGCGCTCCTGGCACTGGCAGCGGAGTGGCTGTTGCGCGACCGGGAGGCGGTGTCGTGA
- a CDS encoding DUF4159 domain-containing protein has product MGTAGAPFVFATAQYESGDWDSAPLVPANIIDSVARYTALAVRPQGVIVPLSSEAVFQYPLLYLTGHLPVRFTSREREVLGKYLDRGGLLFVDDHNHDVDGAFNKTAREEIRRVAGPLLPLPNTHELYRCFFVFENGPPTTSHEMNGWGDNLVHEQLDAVVKNGRIRVLFSNKDYSSEWSFHPDNKRFLSVDNTRFGVNLVVYALTR; this is encoded by the coding sequence ATGGGGACCGCTGGCGCGCCGTTCGTGTTCGCCACGGCGCAGTACGAGTCGGGTGACTGGGACTCCGCCCCGCTCGTACCCGCCAACATCATCGATTCGGTGGCCCGCTACACCGCGTTGGCCGTGCGTCCGCAGGGGGTGATTGTCCCGCTGTCGAGCGAGGCGGTCTTCCAGTACCCGCTGCTGTATCTCACGGGACATCTGCCCGTGCGGTTCACCAGCCGGGAGCGGGAAGTGCTGGGCAAGTATCTCGATCGTGGCGGCCTGCTGTTCGTGGACGACCACAACCACGACGTGGACGGCGCCTTCAACAAGACGGCGCGCGAGGAGATCCGGCGTGTGGCGGGGCCCCTGCTGCCGCTCCCCAACACCCATGAGCTGTATCGCTGCTTCTTCGTGTTCGAGAACGGGCCCCCCACCACATCGCACGAGATGAACGGCTGGGGAGACAACCTCGTGCACGAACAGCTCGACGCCGTGGTGAAGAACGGACGCATTCGGGTGCTCTTCTCCAACAAGGACTACAGCTCGGAGTGGAGCTTTCACCCCGACAACAAGCGATTCCTGTCGGTGGACAACACGCGGTTCGGGGTGAACCTCGTGGTGTACGCGCTCACGCGATGA
- a CDS encoding histone deacetylase encodes MSERVALISHPDCGRHDTGWEHPEHVGRLVAIPRALKYDVALFEALLHVEGRHASEDELALAHDRDYIARVRDTVAAGGGRLDPDTVVSEGSWDAITAGAGCVLDGVDMAFDGRARRSFSAVRPPGHHALRDRAMGFCLFGNVAIAAHYAIARHGCERVLIIDWDVHHGNGTQALVEQEPRIHFVSMHQWPWYPGTGAADDRGPHETVWNVPMPPSLPPARYIEALLSAVDAAAEGFTPDLILLSAGFDCLEGDPLGAFTLTLDDVDTLTRALVERAERWCGGRLVSALEGGYAPDAVAKAVLVHLRALA; translated from the coding sequence ATGAGCGAGCGCGTTGCGCTGATTTCTCATCCTGATTGCGGCCGGCACGATACCGGGTGGGAACACCCGGAGCATGTCGGTCGACTGGTCGCCATCCCGCGGGCGCTCAAGTACGACGTGGCGCTCTTCGAGGCGCTGCTGCACGTGGAAGGACGGCACGCGAGCGAGGATGAGCTCGCGCTGGCGCACGACCGCGACTACATCGCGCGCGTGCGCGACACGGTTGCCGCGGGCGGTGGGCGGCTCGATCCCGACACGGTGGTGAGTGAGGGCTCCTGGGATGCCATCACCGCGGGCGCGGGGTGTGTGCTGGACGGCGTGGACATGGCGTTCGATGGCCGTGCGCGGCGCAGCTTCTCGGCGGTTCGTCCGCCGGGACACCATGCGCTGCGGGATCGCGCCATGGGCTTCTGTCTGTTCGGCAATGTGGCCATTGCCGCGCACTATGCCATTGCCAGGCATGGATGCGAGCGGGTGCTGATCATCGATTGGGATGTGCACCACGGGAACGGCACGCAGGCGCTGGTGGAGCAGGAGCCGCGCATCCATTTCGTGAGCATGCATCAGTGGCCGTGGTACCCTGGCACGGGTGCGGCAGACGACCGTGGCCCACACGAGACCGTGTGGAACGTGCCCATGCCCCCGTCGCTGCCGCCGGCGCGATACATCGAGGCGCTGCTGTCGGCGGTCGATGCGGCCGCCGAGGGATTCACGCCTGACCTCATCCTGCTCAGCGCGGGCTTCGACTGTCTCGAGGGTGACCCCCTGGGCGCCTTCACGCTTACGCTGGACGATGTGGACACACTCACGCGGGCGCTCGTGGAACGCGCCGAGCGGTGGTGTGGCGGGCGCCTGGTGAGCGCCCTGGAAGGAGGGTATGCGCCCGACGCCGTCGCCAAGGCGGTGCTGGTGCATCTGCGGGCACTGGCCTGA
- the corA gene encoding magnesium/cobalt transporter CorA — MTRIVPTSVPGQVDPAPRTIHRSKQGEVVLDCHPRDVPALLAAGGPLWMDIDSTVQSQHALLEQLFRFHPLAIEDTLNPASRVKLEEYPGFVYIVIRAVQLAADTDDPYDLETKDLHCFLGPSYLVTVHAGAMAPVDTVWEIMRRSPELLDRGVERTLHAVLDTAIDGYFPILDQIDDFIDGLEERVFARFDQEALRDLFQVKRLVLSLRRYLGPSREVLNVLTNRPSTLVAQEVQIYFRDTYDHVLRINDALDTYRDLLSSTMDAYLTQVSNRLGATTKGLSVVATMSLPFVVVSGMWGMNFSRMPMAQWPNGFWVLLLVQLGLGLLLLMLLRRRNLL, encoded by the coding sequence ATGACGCGTATCGTTCCCACGTCCGTGCCCGGTCAAGTCGATCCGGCCCCGCGTACCATCCACAGGTCGAAGCAGGGTGAGGTGGTGCTCGATTGCCATCCACGCGACGTCCCGGCGCTGCTGGCAGCGGGCGGGCCGCTGTGGATGGACATCGACAGCACCGTGCAGTCGCAGCATGCCCTGTTGGAGCAGCTGTTCCGGTTTCACCCGCTGGCCATCGAGGACACGCTCAACCCCGCGTCCCGAGTCAAGCTGGAGGAATACCCGGGGTTCGTGTACATCGTCATTCGCGCCGTGCAGCTGGCCGCGGATACCGACGATCCGTACGACCTCGAAACCAAGGACCTGCACTGCTTCCTGGGACCGTCGTATCTCGTCACGGTGCATGCGGGTGCCATGGCCCCGGTGGATACGGTGTGGGAGATCATGCGCCGATCGCCCGAGCTGCTCGATCGTGGCGTGGAGCGTACACTGCACGCCGTGCTCGACACGGCCATCGACGGCTACTTCCCCATCCTCGACCAGATCGACGACTTCATCGACGGGCTGGAGGAGCGTGTCTTCGCGCGCTTCGACCAGGAGGCGCTGCGCGACCTGTTCCAGGTGAAGCGGCTGGTGCTGTCGTTGCGGCGCTATCTCGGGCCGTCGCGCGAAGTGCTGAATGTGCTCACGAACCGCCCGAGCACGCTGGTGGCCCAGGAGGTGCAGATCTACTTCCGTGACACGTATGATCACGTGCTGCGCATCAACGATGCGCTGGACACCTATCGCGACCTTCTGAGCAGCACGATGGACGCGTATCTCACCCAAGTGTCCAACCGCCTGGGTGCCACCACCAAGGGATTGAGCGTGGTGGCGACCATGTCACTGCCCTTCGTGGTGGTGAGCGGCATGTGGGGAATGAACTTCAGCCGTATGCCCATGGCCCAGTGGCCGAACGGATTCTGGGTCCTGCTGCTGGTGCAACTGGGGCTTGGTCTGTTGCTCCTCATGCTGCTGCGTCGTCGTAACTTGTTGTAG
- a CDS encoding serine/threonine-protein kinase: protein MPLPEVSAPPLDIPDEELRELRTATGNRYTVVKRLGSGGMAHVYLARHAVLGRPLVIKVLHRTLSREPEMRERFRREAEAASRLVHPYICAIADMGTSGELEYVAMPYYAGGSLADLLSRRKTVSATTAASVASQVATALDYAHRQGVVHRDIKPDNILFDEDGNVALTDFGIATARFHGRLTASGRAMGTPHYMSPEQAMGRLVDGRSDLYAVGLLLYEMVLGHPPFDGDDSYAVGYKHVHEAPAPPDQVDTRVPAALSAIIMRCLAKQPAERYDRGFELADALVQFLSSWGGAEYRQARVSRASGLTPL, encoded by the coding sequence GTGCCGTTGCCAGAGGTGTCGGCGCCCCCACTCGATATTCCCGATGAGGAGCTGAGGGAGCTGCGCACCGCCACGGGCAACCGGTATACGGTGGTGAAGCGGTTGGGCAGCGGCGGCATGGCGCATGTGTATCTGGCGCGCCACGCGGTGCTGGGGCGTCCGCTGGTCATCAAGGTGTTGCATCGCACGCTGTCGCGGGAACCGGAAATGCGGGAACGATTCCGGCGCGAGGCGGAGGCGGCGTCGCGGCTCGTGCACCCGTACATCTGCGCGATCGCCGACATGGGCACTTCGGGGGAGCTCGAGTACGTGGCCATGCCGTACTACGCCGGCGGTTCGCTGGCCGACCTGCTGTCACGACGCAAGACGGTGTCGGCCACGACGGCCGCCTCGGTGGCTTCGCAGGTGGCCACGGCACTGGACTACGCGCACCGGCAAGGGGTGGTGCACCGCGACATCAAGCCGGACAACATCCTCTTCGACGAGGATGGCAATGTGGCGCTCACCGACTTCGGCATTGCCACGGCCCGCTTTCATGGTCGCCTCACGGCCAGCGGGCGTGCCATGGGCACGCCGCACTACATGAGCCCCGAACAGGCCATGGGGCGGCTGGTGGACGGACGCAGCGATCTGTATGCCGTGGGGTTGCTGCTGTACGAGATGGTGCTGGGGCATCCGCCGTTCGACGGCGACGACTCGTACGCCGTGGGCTACAAGCACGTGCACGAGGCGCCCGCCCCCCCCGACCAGGTGGATACGCGTGTGCCGGCGGCGCTCAGTGCCATCATCATGCGCTGTCTGGCCAAGCAGCCGGCCGAGCGCTACGATCGTGGTTTCGAGCTGGCGGACGCGCTGGTGCAGTTCCTGTCGTCCTGGGGTGGTGCCGAGTATCGCCAGGCGCGCGTGTCACGCGCCTCGGGACTCACGCCGCTCTGA